A genomic segment from Glycine soja cultivar W05 chromosome 20, ASM419377v2, whole genome shotgun sequence encodes:
- the LOC114403391 gene encoding probable rRNA-processing protein EBP2 homolog encodes MAMPVNDYTMIEDETEDQSEKMSSSESEQEEDVRLAEPSKNAVYNRDALLDKLGDISWPENVEWIHKLSIDVDQEQEVDVNDDLARELAFYTQALEGTKEAFEKLQSMGLPFLRPADYYAEMVKTDGHMEKVKGRLLSEKRKMEEADERRKAREAKRLAKEIQAQKLKERAKQKKEDIESVKKWRKQRQQSGYADNGKDADMGFDFEDGKVFERSNKKRPGVSPGDRSGGKAKQAFGKGKKQKIRDGKNSKFGFGGKKGMKKQNTADTTNDFGKFNKGAVAGNKRKR; translated from the coding sequence ATGGCAATGCCTGTGAATGATTATACAATGATTGAGGATGAAACAGAAGATCAGAGTGAAAAAATGTCGTCATCTGAATCAGAACAGGAAGAAGATGTGAGATTAGCTGAACCATCTAAAAATGCAGTATATAACAGAGATGCTCTATTAGATAAACTTGGAGACATCAGTTGGCCAGAGAATGTGGAATGGATACACAAACTCTCTATTGATGTTGATCAAGAGCAAGAAGTAGATGTCAATGATGACTTGGCACGAGAACTTGCGTTTTACACACAGGCATTGGAGGGAACTAAGGAAGCATTTGAGAAACTTCAGTCAATGGGTCTCCCTTTCCTGAGACCTGCAGACTATTATGCAGAAATGGTAAAGACAGATGGCCACATGGAAAAGGTGAAAGGTCGGCTATTATCAGAGAAGCGAAAGATGGAAGAGGCTGATGAGAGAAGAAAGGCTAGGGAGGCCAAGAGATTGGCCAAAGAGATTCAGgctcagaaattaaaagaaagggCTAAGCAGAAAAAGGAGGACATTGAATCTGTTAAGAAATGGAGGAAGCAGAGGCAACAAAGTGGGTATGCTGACAATGGGAAAGATGCAGATATGGGTTTTGACTTTGAGGATGGAAAAGTATTTGAGAGGTCAAATAAGAAAAGGCCAGGGGTGTCTCCAGGGGATCGTTCAGGAGGGAAGGCAAAGCAAGCCTTTGGTAAAGGAAAGAAACAGAAGATAAGAGATGGTAAGAATTCCAAATTTGGTTTTGGAGgcaagaagggaatgaaaaagcaGAATACTGCTGACACCACCAATGATTTTGGTAAATTTAATAAGGGTGCTGTTGCTGGAAATAAGAGAAAGAGGTAA